TTTTACAACAATGTGCAATTTCACTTGGCAGCTGGTAGTGTGAGCAGTGTTGGCAATCAGTTGAGTATCCAGCCAAATGAATTTTATGCAATAAACCAAACATTGCTCTCAAACAATAATCAGCTCAAACCCTCACGAGTCACTGTCTTTACATAAAGACAAGCATAAATTGATTGATAAAGATGAAACTTATGTATAACCTACTACACTTCTATTGTTTaagcaaagaaaaaaaagaaattgtgtTGAAGAAGATGGAAAGAAATGCAAAAGTCACAATGATCTATGTCCATCCCCTCAAATCATGCAAAGCCGTCTCTGTTCCTCATGCACCCATCACTCCTACAggcatttttctatttttctttccaTCTTTATTAATGTTACTTTTTTACTGTAAATTTAGATAGCACGCACACTTCAAGCAATCAACGTCTTCTGTTTTGAAAATGTTTCAGACATTTGATGTTAGAaatacgaaatttcatttttaacataaaataacttaaaataataCCGATTCTCCATATCCGTGTCTAAGTATTCCGTTACCTAGCTGTAAATCTGTGTAAGATGGgttaaatttaatgattttgaaaataCAGGACTCCGATGGGATAGAAACTGGATGGTGGTGAATGAAAAAGGGAGAGCGCTAACTCAAAGAGTGGAACCAAAACTTGCTCTAGTTGAAGTGGAGCTACCTGACGATGCATTTCTTGAAGATTGGGAACCTAATCAAAATTCTTATATGCGTAACCAATTAATTTCTTGAACTTGAGGCTTTTTTACAGCTCCGATCTGCATATATATAGACTCAAATTTAATGAATgttttttgttaatgtttgacAGTAATAAAGGGTCCTGGGATGCATGAGCTCAAAATATCACTGGCGAAACCAGAAGTAACATCAGATGGTGTGAAATTATGGGAATGGTGTGGCTCTGTGCTGGATGAAGGACCTGAAGCTGCAAAATGGTTTTCTGATTATGTTGGCAAACCCTGTCGTCTTGTTCGTTTTAATTCAGGTTTGCTTCATCTTTTTGCTACTACTTCTTAAACTAATTCAGGTTTATCCTTTGACTTTTTTCGTTTATGTGCGAATATCAGGATCAGAAACTAGGCCGGTGGTTGATGAGTATGCTCCTGGACACAATGTTTTGTTTAATGACTTTGGTCCATACTTAGTAGCATCTCAGGTAAAGTTTATTGTATATTGCTTTTGTTCGAGTTTATTGTGTCGTTTTATCCAATATTTCAAATGGATATCCCAACTTTAAGATTGAATTCAGGTTTCGATTGTGATG
This window of the Mercurialis annua linkage group LG5, ddMerAnnu1.2, whole genome shotgun sequence genome carries:
- the LOC126682840 gene encoding uncharacterized protein LOC126682840; the encoded protein is MKLMYNLLHFYCLSKEKKEIVLKKMERNAKVTMIYVHPLKSCKAVSVPHAPITPTGLRWDRNWMVVNEKGRALTQRVEPKLALVEVELPDDAFLEDWEPNQNSYMLIKGPGMHELKISLAKPEVTSDGVKLWEWCGSVLDEGPEAAKWFSDYVGKPCRLVRFNSGSETRPVVDEYAPGHNVLFNDFGPYLVASQGSLDELNKHLKEGVLMNRFRPSIVVDGCEPFAEDLWKGIKINNFSFEGIRLCARCKIPTINQETAEAEPEPHATLKDIHSDKILRPNMKDKGEVYFGQYLVWKDNCNGVKGKMIKVGDPVFVLSKLSSADEAAF